In Brachypodium distachyon strain Bd21 chromosome 2, Brachypodium_distachyon_v3.0, whole genome shotgun sequence, one genomic interval encodes:
- the LOC100824690 gene encoding DEAD-box ATP-dependent RNA helicase 15 isoform X1: MGEAKDNEVYEDDLVDYEEEVENVVDAAAANPSVDVVKKGYVGIHSSGFRDFLLKPELLRAIQDCGFEHPSEVQHECIPQAILGMDVICQAKSGMGKTAVFVLSTLQQIDPVAGQVAALVLCHTRELAYQICHEFERFSKYLSETKVAVFYGGVNIKNHKDLLKNECPHIVVGTPGRILALARDKDLSLKNVRHFILDECDKMLDSLDMRRDVQEIFKMTPHDKQVMMFSATLSKEIRPVCKKFMQDPMEIYVDDEAKLTLHGLVQHYIKLSEAEKNRKLNDLLDALDFNQIVIFVKSVGRASELNRLLCECNFPAICIHSGMTQEERLTRYKNFKEGHKRILVATDLVGRGIDIERVNIVINYDMPDSADTYLHRVGRAGRFGTKGLAITFVSSASDSDVLNQVQERFEVDIKELPEQIDTSTYMPS; encoded by the exons ATGGGAGAGGCCAAGGACAACGAGGTGTATGAGGATGACCTCGTCGActacgaggaggaggtggagaacGTCGTCGACGCCGCAGCAGCCAATCCCTCTGTCGACGTTGTCAAGAA GGGGTACGTGGGGATCCACAGCTCGGGGTTCAGAGACTTCCTGCTCAAGCCAGAGCTCCTCAGGGCAATCCAGGACTGCGGGTTTGAGCATCCTTCCGAAG TCCAACATGAGTGCATCCCTCAAGCCATTCTCGGAATGGACGTCATCTGTCAAGCAAAATCTGGGATGGGCAAGACGGCTGTCTTTGTCCTCTCAACTCTCCAGCAAATTGATCCTGTTGCTGGTCAAGTAGCGGCACTTGTGTTATGCCATACAAGAGAGTTGGCGTACCAG ATTTGCCATGAATTCGAGAGGTTTAGCAAGTACCTGTCGGAAACAAAAGTTGCGGTCTTCTATGGTGGTGTTAACATAAAAAATCACAAGGATTTGTTGAAGAATGAATGCCCTCATATTGTGGTCGGCACACCTGGAAGGATTCTAGCTCTAGCTAGAGACAAGGACCTTTCCCTGAAGAATGTGAGGCACTTCATTCTTGATGAATGTGACAAGATGCTTGATTCACTTG ACATGCGTAGAGACGTCCAGGAGATCTTCAAAATGACGCCCCATGACAAGCAAGTGATGATGTTTTCAGCAACATTAAGCAAGGAGATCCGCCCTGTTTGCAAGAAATTCATGCAAGAT CCCATGGAAATTTATGTCGATGACGAGGCTAAACTGACCCTGCATGGTCTAGTTCAG CACTACATAAAACTAAgtgaggcagagaagaaccGGAAATTGAACGATCTCTTGGATGCGCTCGACTTCAACCAAATTGTGATATTTGTGAAAAGTGTTGGTAGAGCTTCAGAACTTAACAGGCTGCTCTGTGAATGCAATTTTCCTGCGATCTGCATTCATTCTGGAATGACACAGGAGGAGAG GTTGACCCGGTATAAGAACTTCAAGGAAGGACACAAGAGAATTCTTGTGGCTACAGATTTAGTTGGCAGGGGGATTGATATCGAGCGTGTCAACATTGTCATAAACTATGACATGCCTGATTCTGCTGATACATACTTGCACAGG GTTGGGAGAGCTGGGCGTTTCGGTACCAAGGGTCTCGCTATAACATTTGTTTCTTCTGCCTCAGACTCAGATGTTCTCAACCAG GTGCAAGAAAGGTTCGAGGTTGACATAAAGGAACTGCCTGAGCAGATCGACACTTCAACCTATA TGCCGTCTTGA
- the LOC100824690 gene encoding DEAD-box ATP-dependent RNA helicase 15 isoform X2 yields MDVICQAKSGMGKTAVFVLSTLQQIDPVAGQVAALVLCHTRELAYQICHEFERFSKYLSETKVAVFYGGVNIKNHKDLLKNECPHIVVGTPGRILALARDKDLSLKNVRHFILDECDKMLDSLDMRRDVQEIFKMTPHDKQVMMFSATLSKEIRPVCKKFMQDPMEIYVDDEAKLTLHGLVQHYIKLSEAEKNRKLNDLLDALDFNQIVIFVKSVGRASELNRLLCECNFPAICIHSGMTQEERLTRYKNFKEGHKRILVATDLVGRGIDIERVNIVINYDMPDSADTYLHRVGRAGRFGTKGLAITFVSSASDSDVLNQVQERFEVDIKELPEQIDTSTYMPS; encoded by the exons ATGGACGTCATCTGTCAAGCAAAATCTGGGATGGGCAAGACGGCTGTCTTTGTCCTCTCAACTCTCCAGCAAATTGATCCTGTTGCTGGTCAAGTAGCGGCACTTGTGTTATGCCATACAAGAGAGTTGGCGTACCAG ATTTGCCATGAATTCGAGAGGTTTAGCAAGTACCTGTCGGAAACAAAAGTTGCGGTCTTCTATGGTGGTGTTAACATAAAAAATCACAAGGATTTGTTGAAGAATGAATGCCCTCATATTGTGGTCGGCACACCTGGAAGGATTCTAGCTCTAGCTAGAGACAAGGACCTTTCCCTGAAGAATGTGAGGCACTTCATTCTTGATGAATGTGACAAGATGCTTGATTCACTTG ACATGCGTAGAGACGTCCAGGAGATCTTCAAAATGACGCCCCATGACAAGCAAGTGATGATGTTTTCAGCAACATTAAGCAAGGAGATCCGCCCTGTTTGCAAGAAATTCATGCAAGAT CCCATGGAAATTTATGTCGATGACGAGGCTAAACTGACCCTGCATGGTCTAGTTCAG CACTACATAAAACTAAgtgaggcagagaagaaccGGAAATTGAACGATCTCTTGGATGCGCTCGACTTCAACCAAATTGTGATATTTGTGAAAAGTGTTGGTAGAGCTTCAGAACTTAACAGGCTGCTCTGTGAATGCAATTTTCCTGCGATCTGCATTCATTCTGGAATGACACAGGAGGAGAG GTTGACCCGGTATAAGAACTTCAAGGAAGGACACAAGAGAATTCTTGTGGCTACAGATTTAGTTGGCAGGGGGATTGATATCGAGCGTGTCAACATTGTCATAAACTATGACATGCCTGATTCTGCTGATACATACTTGCACAGG GTTGGGAGAGCTGGGCGTTTCGGTACCAAGGGTCTCGCTATAACATTTGTTTCTTCTGCCTCAGACTCAGATGTTCTCAACCAG GTGCAAGAAAGGTTCGAGGTTGACATAAAGGAACTGCCTGAGCAGATCGACACTTCAACCTATA TGCCGTCTTGA
- the LOC100822632 gene encoding probable glutathione S-transferase GSTU6: protein MAAGGDNEELKLLGFWASPFVHRAQVALQLKGLTSCEYVEEDLREKSDLLLASNPVHRKVPVLLHAGKPVFESMLIVQYLDEAFPAAGASFLPADPHARAAARFWAAYADDHFFSTWIKAFVGTTEEEKAAANEGAAVALQKMEDALEECSKGKAFFGGDNPGYVDIALGGFVAWIRGYHQVAGVNLLDDARTPLLAAWAERFAALDAAKAAVPDVDRIADFARHDLLPLLQHLHGKADK from the exons ATGGCAGCCGGAGGCGACAACGAGGAGCTGAAGCTGCTGGGATTCTGGGCGAGCCCGTTCGTGCACCGGGCGCAGGTCGCGCTGCAACTCAAGGGGCTCACCAGCTGCGAgtacgtggaggaggaccTCAGGGAGAAGAGCGACCTCCTCCTGGCTTCCAACCCCGTTCACAGGAAGGTCCCCGTGCTCCTCCACGCCGGCAAGCCCGTCTTCGAGTCCATGCTCATCGTGCAGTACCTCGACGAggccttccccgccgccggtgcctccttcctccctgCTGACCcccacgcccgcgccgccgcccgcttctGGGCCGCCTACGCCGACGACCAC tTCTTTTCCACATGGATCAAGGCGTTCGTGGGgacgacggaggaggagaaggcagcGGCGAACGAAGGTGCGGCCGTGGCGCTGCAGAAGATGGAGGACGCGTTGGAGGAGTGCTCCAAAGGCAAGGCTTTCTTCGGGGGTGACAACCCCGGGTATGTGGACATCGCGTTGGGGGGATTCGTCGCGTGGATCCGGGGGTACCATCAGGTGGCTGGCGTCAACCTCCTGGACGACGCCCGGACCCCGTTGCTAGCGGCGTGGGCAGAGCGCTTCGCCGCCCTCGACGCTGCCAAGGCGGCTGTCCCGGACGTCGACCGGATCGCCGATTTCGCCAGGCACGATctcctgccgctgctccaGCATTTGCATGGCAAAGCTGACAAGTGA
- the LOC100826546 gene encoding DEAD-box ATP-dependent RNA helicase 15 isoform X1, whose amino-acid sequence MGEAKDNEVYEEDLVDYEEEVENAVDGTAANASVEVVKKGYVGIHSSGFRDFLLKPELLRAIQDCGFEHPSEVQHECIPQAILGMDVICQAKSGMGKTAVFVLSTLQQIDPVAGQVAALVLCHTRELAYQICNEFERFSKYLSETRVAVFYGGVHIKKHKDLLKNECPHIVVGTPGRILALARDKDLSLKNVRHFILDECDKMLDSLDMRRDVQEIFKMTPHDKQVMMFSATLSKEIRPICKKFMQDPMEIYVDDEAKLTLHGLVQHYIKLSEAEKNRKLNDLLDALDFNQIVIFVKSVGRASELNRLLCECNFPAICIHSGMTQEERLTRYKNFKEGHKRILVATDLVGRGIDIERVNIVINYDMPDSADTYLHRVGRAGRFGTKGLAITFVSSASDSDVLNQVQERFEVDIKELPEQIDTSTYMPS is encoded by the exons TCACAGCTCGGGATTCAGAGACTTCTTGCTCAAGCCAGAGCTGCTCCGCGCCATCCAGGACTGCGGGTTTGAGCATCCTTCCGAAG TCCAACATGAGTGCATCCCTCAAGCCATTCTTGGAATGGATGTTATCTGTCAAGCAAAATCTGGGATGGGCAAGACTGCTGTGTTTGTCCTCTCAACTCTCCAACAGATTGACCCCGTTGCCGGTCAAGTAGCTGCACTTGTGTTATGCCATACAAGGGAGTTGGCATACCAG ATTTGCAATGAATTTGAAAGGTTTAGTAAGTACCTGTCAGAAACAAGAGTTGCTGTCTTCTATGGTGGTGTTCacataaaaaaacacaaggatTTATTGAAGAATGAATGCCCTCATATTGTGGTCGGCACACCTGGAAGGATTCTAGCTCTAGCTAGAGACAAGGACCTTTCCTTGAAGAATGTGAGGCATTTCATTCTTGATGAATGTGACAAGATGCTTGATTCACTTG ACATGCGTAGAGATGTCCAGGAAATCTTCAAAATGACACCTCATGATAAGCAAGTGATGATGTTTTCAGCAACACTCAGCAAGGAAATTCGCCCGATCTGCAAAAAATTCATGCAAGAT CCCATGGAAATTTATGTTGATGATGAGGCTAAACTTACCCTTCATGGTCTAGTTCAG CACTATATAAAACTAAgtgaggcagagaagaatcGGAAATTAAACGATCTTTTGGATGCACTCGACTTCAACCAAATTGTGATATTTGTCAAAAGTGTTGGTAGAGCTTCAGAACTTAACAGGCTGCTCTGTGAATGCAATTTTCCTGCGATCTGCATTCATTCTGGAATGACACAGGAGGAGAG GTTGACCCGGTACAAGAACTTCAAGGAAGGACACAAGAGGATTCTTGTGGCTACAGATTTAGTTGGCCGGGGTATTGATATCGAACGTGTCAACATTGTCATAAACTATGACATGCCTGATTCTGCTGATACATACTTGCACAGG GTTGGAAGGGCTGGACGTTTTGGTACCAAGGGGCTTGCAATAACCTTTGTTTCTTCAGCCTCAGACTCTGATGTTCTCAATCAG GTTCAAGAAAGGTTCGAGGTTGACATAAAGGAGCTGCCTGAGCAGATTGACACGTCGACATATA TGCCGTCTTGA
- the LOC100826546 gene encoding DEAD-box ATP-dependent RNA helicase 15 isoform X2 has translation MDVICQAKSGMGKTAVFVLSTLQQIDPVAGQVAALVLCHTRELAYQICNEFERFSKYLSETRVAVFYGGVHIKKHKDLLKNECPHIVVGTPGRILALARDKDLSLKNVRHFILDECDKMLDSLDMRRDVQEIFKMTPHDKQVMMFSATLSKEIRPICKKFMQDPMEIYVDDEAKLTLHGLVQHYIKLSEAEKNRKLNDLLDALDFNQIVIFVKSVGRASELNRLLCECNFPAICIHSGMTQEERLTRYKNFKEGHKRILVATDLVGRGIDIERVNIVINYDMPDSADTYLHRVGRAGRFGTKGLAITFVSSASDSDVLNQVQERFEVDIKELPEQIDTSTYMPS, from the exons ATGGATGTTATCTGTCAAGCAAAATCTGGGATGGGCAAGACTGCTGTGTTTGTCCTCTCAACTCTCCAACAGATTGACCCCGTTGCCGGTCAAGTAGCTGCACTTGTGTTATGCCATACAAGGGAGTTGGCATACCAG ATTTGCAATGAATTTGAAAGGTTTAGTAAGTACCTGTCAGAAACAAGAGTTGCTGTCTTCTATGGTGGTGTTCacataaaaaaacacaaggatTTATTGAAGAATGAATGCCCTCATATTGTGGTCGGCACACCTGGAAGGATTCTAGCTCTAGCTAGAGACAAGGACCTTTCCTTGAAGAATGTGAGGCATTTCATTCTTGATGAATGTGACAAGATGCTTGATTCACTTG ACATGCGTAGAGATGTCCAGGAAATCTTCAAAATGACACCTCATGATAAGCAAGTGATGATGTTTTCAGCAACACTCAGCAAGGAAATTCGCCCGATCTGCAAAAAATTCATGCAAGAT CCCATGGAAATTTATGTTGATGATGAGGCTAAACTTACCCTTCATGGTCTAGTTCAG CACTATATAAAACTAAgtgaggcagagaagaatcGGAAATTAAACGATCTTTTGGATGCACTCGACTTCAACCAAATTGTGATATTTGTCAAAAGTGTTGGTAGAGCTTCAGAACTTAACAGGCTGCTCTGTGAATGCAATTTTCCTGCGATCTGCATTCATTCTGGAATGACACAGGAGGAGAG GTTGACCCGGTACAAGAACTTCAAGGAAGGACACAAGAGGATTCTTGTGGCTACAGATTTAGTTGGCCGGGGTATTGATATCGAACGTGTCAACATTGTCATAAACTATGACATGCCTGATTCTGCTGATACATACTTGCACAGG GTTGGAAGGGCTGGACGTTTTGGTACCAAGGGGCTTGCAATAACCTTTGTTTCTTCAGCCTCAGACTCTGATGTTCTCAATCAG GTTCAAGAAAGGTTCGAGGTTGACATAAAGGAGCTGCCTGAGCAGATTGACACGTCGACATATA TGCCGTCTTGA